The following are encoded in a window of Pseudoalteromonas sp. MM1 genomic DNA:
- a CDS encoding OprO/OprP family phosphate-selective porin, with protein sequence MSFTVLAEDFESLESRIDKLEKATTVKLGGRLHLDFAAYDGAYNPGNGTGTDIYVRRGRVYFASSHGDFSYKVILDYDDGETVLHGATVTYKGFGKDKKLNAGKLKEDISLQGMTSSKWVTSIERAMIPDTFQVGFNYGVQYSHAMQNGLRYSVSLTKDQELADGNEADGSLQLATTGRLTYSNTDNNEVLHLGLSASHRNWGSNDFSIRQTGEVRKDQNRLANFSSQVGAQQIDASSAMLLVGEFGYQVGRVHLSAEYGQIDVSANQGPDETFEGGYAQLGYFLSDNSRKYSKGSAKWDKPTNLNNQWEIFARLSTFDMTTDTSGTKAEVITIGANHYINESVRMSYNYVFGDVSGPSQVALTGSEDDGQAFVARLQYVF encoded by the coding sequence ATGTCATTTACGGTATTAGCAGAAGACTTCGAATCACTTGAAAGTCGTATAGATAAGCTTGAAAAAGCTACAACGGTTAAATTGGGAGGACGTTTACATTTAGATTTTGCAGCTTACGATGGCGCTTATAATCCAGGGAATGGCACAGGAACCGATATTTATGTGCGCAGAGGGCGAGTTTATTTTGCAAGTAGTCACGGGGATTTTTCGTATAAAGTAATTCTAGATTACGATGATGGCGAAACTGTTTTACATGGTGCAACAGTTACATATAAAGGCTTTGGTAAAGATAAAAAGCTCAATGCCGGAAAACTAAAAGAAGACATTTCATTGCAAGGCATGACGTCGAGTAAATGGGTAACATCAATCGAACGAGCCATGATCCCAGATACCTTTCAAGTAGGCTTTAACTATGGTGTTCAATACAGTCATGCTATGCAAAATGGTCTGCGTTACTCCGTTAGTTTAACTAAAGATCAAGAATTAGCTGATGGTAATGAAGCTGATGGCTCTCTACAACTTGCAACAACAGGCCGATTAACTTACTCCAACACAGATAATAATGAAGTCTTACATTTAGGTTTATCTGCTAGCCATCGAAACTGGGGATCTAATGATTTTTCAATCAGGCAAACCGGCGAAGTTCGTAAAGATCAAAATCGTTTAGCTAACTTTTCAAGTCAAGTTGGTGCACAACAAATAGATGCTAGTAGCGCAATGTTGCTTGTTGGTGAGTTTGGTTATCAAGTTGGTCGAGTACACCTAAGTGCTGAATATGGTCAAATCGATGTATCTGCTAATCAAGGCCCTGATGAAACATTTGAGGGTGGCTATGCCCAGTTAGGCTACTTTCTTAGTGATAATTCAAGAAAATATAGTAAAGGCAGCGCTAAATGGGACAAACCAACAAACTTAAATAATCAATGGGAAATATTTGCTCGTTTGAGCACTTTTGATATGACGACTGATACTTCAGGTACTAAAGCAGAAGTTATTACCATTGGTGCAAACCATTATATAAATGAAAGTGTTCGTATGTCTTACAACTATGTATTTGGTGATGTTTCTGGTCCGAGCCAGGTTGCTTTAACTGGTTCGGAGGATGATGGGCAAGCCTTTGTAGCTCGTTTGCAGTATGTGTTTTAA
- a CDS encoding ABC transporter permease, whose protein sequence is MLVSLAWSSLASRRKSVILTFLSLLISISVLLSVEYIRQQAKESFNRTISDVDMIVGAPSGQLNLLLYSVFRMGSPTSNINYKSYETLKSSSLVKWAIPISLGDSHRGFRVMGTNNSYFEHFKYGTKQPLTFNSGQPFNTLFEAVIGADVAKKLNYKIGQSVVIAHGIGNTSFTHHDNTPFIIKGILNPTGTPVDKTIHVSLNAIEAIHLSPAKQAKLLNNVDSVNTTPKSITAVMLGLKSKFSTFKLQRDINNYKADRLMAVLPGVAMTELWQMMATVENLLRVIGILVLVSSLFGLSTMLLASMAQRKNEIAVLRVLGAGPSVIFSLVLVEALILVLISSAAATALLSLTLWLLGDWLGATYGLFLNANMLNLETLKVITVITVAAIITSAIPAYEAYKNALHSSLSAKS, encoded by the coding sequence ATGCTAGTATCGTTAGCGTGGAGCAGCTTAGCCAGTAGGCGCAAATCGGTCATACTTACGTTTTTATCATTACTTATAAGTATTAGCGTACTGTTAAGTGTTGAGTATATTCGCCAGCAAGCCAAAGAGAGCTTTAACAGAACCATTTCAGATGTAGATATGATAGTAGGCGCACCTAGCGGGCAGTTAAACCTGTTGCTTTACTCAGTATTTAGAATGGGTAGCCCCACCAGTAATATTAATTATAAAAGCTATGAAACCCTAAAGAGCAGTTCATTAGTCAAATGGGCTATACCTATTTCGCTTGGCGACTCGCACCGCGGTTTTAGAGTAATGGGCACCAATAACAGCTACTTTGAGCACTTTAAATACGGCACTAAGCAACCACTTACTTTTAATAGCGGCCAGCCTTTTAATACATTATTTGAAGCGGTAATAGGGGCCGATGTAGCCAAAAAACTGAATTATAAAATTGGCCAAAGCGTAGTGATTGCCCATGGCATTGGTAACACAAGCTTTACCCATCACGACAACACCCCTTTTATTATAAAAGGCATACTTAACCCCACTGGCACACCCGTTGATAAAACAATACATGTAAGCTTAAACGCCATTGAGGCCATACATTTATCACCGGCAAAACAAGCTAAGTTACTTAATAATGTAGACTCAGTAAACACCACACCTAAGAGCATTACCGCAGTAATGCTGGGTTTAAAGTCTAAGTTTTCAACCTTTAAATTACAGCGCGATATAAACAACTATAAAGCTGATAGGTTAATGGCCGTGTTACCCGGTGTTGCCATGACCGAGCTTTGGCAAATGATGGCAACCGTTGAAAACCTATTACGCGTTATTGGTATTTTGGTATTGGTATCGTCGTTATTTGGCTTATCAACCATGTTACTTGCCTCAATGGCGCAGCGTAAAAACGAAATTGCCGTGCTACGTGTACTGGGCGCAGGGCCAAGCGTTATTTTTAGCTTAGTACTGGTAGAGGCGTTAATTTTGGTATTAATTTCAAGTGCGGCCGCAACGGCTTTACTCAGTTTAACTTTATGGCTTTTAGGGGATTGGCTAGGCGCCACGTACGGCTTATTTTTAAATGCAAACATGCTTAACCTAGAAACGCTAAAAGTAATAACCGTGATTACTGTTGCCGCTATTATTACCTCAGCTATACCCGCGTATGAGGCCTATAAAAATGCCCTGCATAGCTCACTTAGTGCTAAAAGTTAG
- a CDS encoding class 1 fructose-bisphosphatase, whose translation MQTINNYLESQDTNPALCSLITTLLNACTHIASKVGQGELAGVLGVTTEQNIQGETQKKLDVISNDILKVALLKNKTVKTLASEEEDFVVAGNENGNYVVAFDPLDGSSNIDINGQIGTIFTIYAALKKEPSNSKKQFSQKGSQQLCAGYVLYGASTLLVISVGGPTKIFTLDRTRGDYFMSNKDVTITHDTNEFSINIANYCKWPTQFKKYVEHLIAGENDKRAKRFNMRWNGSMVGDMHRILYRGGIFCYPSDISNPHKPAKLRLLYEANPIAFLVENAKGKAYTENERILDVTPYDIHQRVPVIIGSAGEVDICLSYLKE comes from the coding sequence ATGCAAACTATTAATAATTATTTAGAAAGCCAAGACACAAACCCAGCTTTATGCTCATTAATTACAACCTTATTAAACGCATGTACGCATATAGCTTCAAAAGTTGGGCAAGGTGAATTAGCTGGAGTATTAGGCGTTACAACCGAGCAAAATATTCAAGGTGAAACCCAAAAAAAATTAGACGTTATTAGTAATGATATTTTAAAGGTTGCACTTCTTAAAAATAAAACGGTTAAAACTCTTGCATCAGAAGAAGAAGATTTTGTTGTTGCCGGCAATGAAAATGGAAACTACGTTGTAGCATTTGATCCACTCGATGGCTCATCGAATATAGATATCAATGGGCAAATTGGGACTATTTTTACTATTTATGCGGCCCTAAAAAAAGAGCCTTCAAATAGTAAAAAACAGTTTTCGCAAAAAGGCTCGCAACAGCTTTGTGCCGGTTATGTTTTATATGGTGCTTCAACTTTACTGGTGATTTCTGTTGGCGGTCCAACAAAGATTTTTACGTTAGATCGCACTCGTGGTGATTATTTTATGTCAAATAAAGACGTTACTATTACACACGATACTAATGAGTTTTCAATTAATATTGCAAACTATTGCAAATGGCCTACCCAATTTAAAAAATATGTTGAGCATTTAATCGCTGGAGAAAATGATAAAAGAGCTAAACGTTTTAATATGCGATGGAATGGCTCTATGGTTGGTGATATGCATAGAATTTTGTATAGAGGGGGTATTTTTTGCTACCCATCCGACATTTCGAATCCACACAAGCCAGCCAAGTTAAGACTACTGTATGAAGCCAACCCTATCGCATTTTTGGTAGAAAATGCTAAAGGCAAAGCATATACAGAAAATGAACGTATTCTAGATGTAACCCCATATGATATCCACCAAAGAGTCCCCGTTATAATAGGCTCTGCTGGAGAAGTAGATATCTGCTTAAGTTACTTAAAGGAATAA
- a CDS encoding DUF3299 domain-containing protein: MSKNVTKMVAWFVRALASLVITCESVAKSSSYEQIEWIQLMPKDDLDALLNPPEYLTEIEDGSEQDTLDSLDAKPFENEQDKRYQQALSSARVIESYNNKKIRVPGFIVPLESEEGKRISEFFVVPYFGACLHMPPPPPNQIIYVKFEQGVELQSLYDAFWFEGKITINTVENELGTSAYELKLDRVLPYEE; this comes from the coding sequence ATGTCAAAAAATGTAACTAAAATGGTTGCTTGGTTTGTTAGAGCCTTGGCCAGTTTAGTAATTACCTGTGAGTCAGTGGCTAAAAGTTCAAGCTACGAACAAATAGAGTGGATTCAGTTAATGCCTAAAGACGATTTAGACGCACTGCTTAATCCGCCAGAGTATTTAACCGAAATTGAAGATGGCTCAGAGCAAGACACACTCGATAGCCTAGACGCTAAGCCGTTCGAAAACGAGCAAGATAAACGCTATCAGCAAGCATTAAGCTCCGCACGAGTAATTGAGAGCTATAATAATAAAAAGATTCGTGTGCCTGGTTTTATCGTGCCGCTTGAATCTGAAGAAGGTAAGCGCATTAGTGAGTTTTTTGTAGTGCCTTACTTTGGGGCGTGTTTGCATATGCCGCCACCGCCGCCAAACCAAATAATTTATGTTAAATTTGAACAAGGCGTTGAGCTGCAAAGCCTATACGACGCATTCTGGTTTGAAGGAAAAATAACAATAAATACCGTAGAAAACGAATTAGGTACATCGGCTTACGAGCTTAAGTTAGACCGAGTGTTACCGTACGAGGAATAA
- the otnK gene encoding 3-oxo-tetronate kinase, which yields MRIGVIADDFTGATDIASFLVVNGLSAIQYSGTPKKTINTAASTDAIVISLKSRSCLVNEAISDSLEALEWLKAQGCSKFYFKYCSTFDSTSQGNIGPVTDALLEALNCKHTIVCPALPVNGRCVINGHLFVNHQRLNESGMKDHPVTPMLESKVELLMNNQSKGLATSVFYNDVEKGSEHLKKTMDTLFDKGSNYIVVDAFTDQHLNIIAQASFELPLVTGGSGLAAGIAQSFKNKSLRKTQLKSITPLAAPSVVISGSCSQMTNAQVNMYLNLAPHFQVDVGECINNSAYDDEICQWVLNHQNTDLAPLVYATAPKEQLKITQNKYGEEKSSAAVEALFAKVCKKLQYAGVKNFVVAGGETSGSVTKALDVEALEIGAQIVPGVPWVKALNTSIFLALKSGNFGDIDFFIKAQQLITHKNTQ from the coding sequence ATGCGTATTGGCGTTATTGCCGATGACTTTACAGGTGCAACAGATATAGCAAGCTTTTTAGTTGTTAACGGTTTAAGTGCTATTCAATATAGCGGAACACCCAAAAAAACAATTAATACTGCGGCTAGCACTGATGCAATAGTCATCAGTCTTAAATCACGATCGTGTTTGGTGAATGAAGCTATTAGTGACTCTTTAGAAGCTTTGGAATGGTTAAAGGCTCAAGGCTGTAGCAAATTTTACTTTAAGTACTGTTCAACATTTGACAGCACCTCACAAGGTAATATTGGGCCAGTAACTGATGCATTACTGGAAGCATTAAATTGTAAACATACAATTGTATGCCCCGCACTACCTGTTAACGGGCGCTGCGTGATCAATGGGCACCTTTTTGTCAATCATCAACGACTAAACGAATCGGGTATGAAAGACCACCCTGTCACTCCAATGCTTGAGTCTAAAGTCGAACTATTAATGAATAATCAAAGTAAAGGCCTTGCCACTAGTGTGTTTTATAACGATGTGGAAAAAGGTTCCGAACATTTGAAAAAAACCATGGATACACTTTTTGACAAAGGATCTAACTATATTGTTGTTGATGCCTTTACTGATCAGCACCTTAATATAATTGCACAAGCGTCCTTCGAGCTGCCTTTGGTTACCGGTGGTTCTGGTTTAGCAGCCGGAATTGCACAGTCTTTTAAAAATAAATCATTAAGAAAAACTCAACTTAAAAGTATAACGCCTTTAGCTGCACCAAGTGTTGTTATATCAGGTTCATGCTCACAAATGACAAATGCACAAGTGAACATGTACTTAAATCTTGCCCCTCACTTTCAAGTGGATGTAGGAGAGTGCATTAACAACTCAGCTTACGATGATGAAATTTGCCAATGGGTACTCAATCACCAAAACACAGATTTAGCACCTCTTGTATATGCAACCGCGCCTAAAGAGCAATTAAAAATCACTCAAAATAAATATGGCGAAGAGAAAAGCAGCGCTGCTGTAGAAGCCTTATTTGCCAAAGTGTGTAAAAAACTTCAATACGCAGGCGTTAAGAACTTTGTGGTGGCAGGGGGAGAAACATCGGGCTCAGTAACTAAAGCTCTCGATGTAGAAGCATTAGAAATAGGTGCACAAATAGTACCCGGTGTTCCATGGGTAAAAGCTTTAAACACTTCAATTTTTTTGGCTTTAAAGTCAGGAAATTTTGGAGACATTGATTTTTTTATAAAAGCACAACAATTAATCACACATAAAAACACACAATAA
- the otnC gene encoding 3-oxo-tetronate 4-phosphate decarboxylase: protein MNNSKIKDQIIEMASSLYHRGYSFGSSGNISVKTETGFIMTPTGSSMADLKPSELSVLDAQGNLLSGHEPTKESFLHMAMYEQRSKAKAVVHLHCSHSSAVSCMQHGCTENVLPPLTAYYVMRIGILPLIPYFAPGDINLAQAVKEKASKSHALLLANHGPVVAGTSLKDAVYATEELEETAKLYLMLKNMETQPLTPEAISELNKKYPKKI, encoded by the coding sequence TTGAATAACTCTAAAATTAAAGATCAAATTATCGAGATGGCAAGCTCTCTTTATCATCGTGGCTACTCTTTTGGGTCAAGCGGAAACATAAGCGTTAAAACCGAAACTGGTTTTATTATGACACCAACAGGGTCATCAATGGCTGATTTAAAACCTAGTGAGCTATCAGTTTTAGATGCACAAGGAAATTTACTTTCAGGGCATGAACCTACAAAAGAATCTTTTTTGCATATGGCCATGTATGAACAACGCTCAAAGGCAAAAGCGGTTGTGCACCTTCATTGTTCGCATTCATCTGCGGTAAGTTGTATGCAACATGGCTGCACTGAAAATGTGCTCCCACCTCTTACTGCTTACTATGTTATGCGTATTGGTATTTTGCCTTTAATTCCATACTTTGCTCCTGGCGATATTAATTTAGCGCAAGCCGTTAAAGAAAAAGCGAGTAAATCACATGCACTTTTGCTAGCTAACCATGGGCCTGTAGTTGCAGGGACCTCTCTCAAAGATGCTGTATACGCAACGGAAGAGTTAGAAGAAACCGCCAAACTTTACTTGATGCTTAAAAATATGGAAACGCAACCATTAACGCCTGAGGCAATAAGCGAATTAAATAAAAAATACCCTAAAAAAATTTAA
- the fbaA gene encoding class II fructose-bisphosphate aldolase, producing the protein MKMLSKIISCGVKTGEDVTKLYDFAKKNQFAYPAVNVIGTSSINAVLEAATHAKSPVIIQLSYSGASFFIGKGSPLSGHEAAIAGAVAAAKYVHEAAEHYDIPVILHTDHASKELLPWIDGLLAAGEEHFKNFGVPLFSSHMIDLSQEPLKENIAICASYLQRMKQINMGLEIELGCTGGEEDGVDNTNIDSSLLYTQPEDVAYAYENLNKVSENFTIAASFGNVHGVYKPGNVKLTPKILKNSQLFVEEKYHLLAKPLSFVFHGGSGSNSSDIEEAISYGVIKMNIDTDMQWASWKGVLEYSKSKEAYLQSQIGNPEGEDLPNKQYYDPRVWIRQSESSMATNLYKFFETLNCINKY; encoded by the coding sequence ATTAAAATGTTATCAAAAATTATTTCTTGTGGTGTTAAAACAGGCGAAGATGTAACAAAGCTTTATGATTTTGCTAAAAAAAACCAGTTTGCCTATCCTGCGGTAAATGTAATTGGCACTAGCTCAATAAACGCTGTGCTGGAAGCCGCCACTCATGCAAAATCTCCTGTCATTATACAACTATCATACAGCGGCGCTTCTTTTTTCATAGGTAAAGGTAGCCCTTTGAGTGGACATGAAGCTGCAATTGCAGGGGCCGTTGCAGCTGCTAAATATGTACATGAAGCAGCAGAACACTATGATATACCTGTTATCTTACATACTGATCATGCTTCAAAAGAATTATTACCATGGATTGATGGCTTATTAGCCGCTGGCGAAGAACACTTTAAAAACTTTGGTGTTCCATTATTTAGCTCTCATATGATTGATTTATCACAAGAGCCTCTTAAAGAAAATATCGCTATATGTGCATCCTATTTACAAAGAATGAAACAAATAAATATGGGCTTAGAAATCGAGCTTGGTTGTACTGGTGGTGAAGAAGATGGCGTAGATAACACTAACATTGATAGTTCATTATTATATACACAACCTGAAGATGTTGCTTATGCGTATGAAAACCTTAATAAAGTAAGTGAAAACTTTACCATAGCAGCGTCGTTTGGCAATGTTCATGGCGTGTATAAACCGGGGAATGTTAAGTTAACTCCTAAAATTTTAAAAAACTCACAACTATTTGTGGAAGAAAAATATCACCTTTTAGCTAAGCCTTTATCTTTTGTTTTTCATGGTGGCTCAGGCTCTAACAGCTCCGATATAGAAGAAGCAATTAGCTATGGTGTTATAAAAATGAATATTGATACTGATATGCAATGGGCTAGTTGGAAAGGTGTATTAGAATATTCAAAAAGTAAAGAAGCTTATCTACAAAGTCAAATTGGTAACCCTGAAGGCGAAGATTTACCAAATAAGCAATATTATGATCCACGAGTATGGATAAGGCAGTCTGAAAGCTCTATGGCGACCAATCTTTATAAATTTTTTGAAACATTAAATTGTATAAATAAATATTGA
- a CDS encoding lactoylglutathione lyase family protein, which produces MSHTYPRSFSHIGISVPDVEKAVEFYTKVMGWYTIMEPTVITEDNSPIGEMCTDVFGPNWEKFKIAHLSTGDRIGVEIFEFKDQENPKDNFEYWKTGIFHFCVQDPDVEGLADRIVAAGGKKRMPEPRYYYPGEKPYRMIYMEDPFGNILEIYSHSYELIYSAGAY; this is translated from the coding sequence ATGAGTCATACATATCCGCGTAGTTTTTCGCACATTGGTATTTCTGTACCGGATGTTGAAAAAGCCGTCGAGTTTTACACTAAGGTGATGGGCTGGTACACCATAATGGAGCCTACCGTGATCACTGAAGATAACAGCCCAATTGGCGAAATGTGTACCGATGTATTTGGTCCAAATTGGGAAAAATTTAAAATAGCGCACCTTTCAACAGGCGACCGTATTGGTGTAGAAATTTTTGAATTTAAAGACCAAGAAAACCCTAAAGACAACTTTGAATACTGGAAAACCGGTATCTTTCATTTTTGTGTACAAGACCCAGATGTTGAAGGCTTAGCGGACCGCATTGTTGCTGCAGGTGGTAAAAAACGTATGCCAGAGCCACGTTACTACTACCCTGGCGAAAAGCCGTACCGCATGATCTACATGGAAGACCCGTTTGGTAACATCCTTGAGATTTACAGCCACAGCTACGAGCTTATTTACAGCGCAGGCGCTTACTAA
- a CDS encoding tripartite tricarboxylate transporter permease, producing the protein MFFSDVFTNLEFGLSVAFTSTNLMFLLLGAFVGMIVGLFPGFGPAAGIAILIPMTFGLDPTTAIIMLSGIYYGSMYGGTITSILINTPGESATVASTLDGYPLAQKGRAGPALVMQAIASFIGGTIGVILICGFAPVLAGVASAFGPSEYFLVIMLGLLLLTTMMGDNRLNGVISALIGFAIAMVGVDAVSGSQRYTFGSPELIGGIYFVPVAIGLFGIGELLYCIYTGQHKKPAEHIQFSFMSKDFWPTMKDYVESKFTFFRGAIIGFIAGVLPGSGATIGSILAYSVEKKVAKNSEDFGKGEMRGLVAPEAANNAASAGAMVPLISLGIPGSGATAVLLGALMMWGLQPGPTLIDNNPELVWGLIASMYLGNIVLVILSIVAIPVFVKFLDVPYRMVVPVIVILCVVGSYALNNSIIEVAMLIVMGVLGFAMKLYGYSPAATVLALVLGAMAESTFLQSLIISEGSLSIFIERPISLGLISVIGISMALSIALRSYKRIKAKSIS; encoded by the coding sequence ATGTTTTTTAGTGATGTTTTTACAAATTTAGAGTTTGGACTCTCGGTTGCCTTTACCAGTACTAACTTAATGTTTTTATTGTTAGGAGCGTTTGTAGGGATGATTGTTGGGCTATTTCCTGGCTTTGGTCCTGCAGCTGGTATTGCGATATTAATTCCTATGACCTTTGGCTTAGATCCCACTACAGCAATAATTATGCTTTCGGGAATTTATTATGGCTCTATGTATGGAGGAACAATTACCTCAATATTAATAAATACTCCAGGCGAGTCTGCTACGGTAGCTTCCACCTTAGATGGTTATCCGCTAGCGCAAAAAGGTCGCGCCGGTCCTGCACTGGTAATGCAAGCTATTGCATCGTTTATTGGCGGTACTATCGGGGTAATTTTAATTTGCGGTTTTGCGCCAGTACTAGCTGGCGTAGCGTCAGCATTTGGTCCTTCAGAGTACTTTTTAGTTATCATGCTAGGCCTACTTTTGTTAACAACAATGATGGGAGATAACCGTTTAAATGGGGTTATTTCTGCTCTAATAGGATTTGCTATTGCCATGGTTGGTGTAGATGCTGTGAGCGGTTCTCAACGCTACACTTTTGGCTCTCCTGAACTAATTGGGGGTATTTACTTTGTACCTGTAGCTATTGGTTTATTTGGTATTGGTGAGCTGTTGTATTGCATTTACACCGGGCAGCACAAAAAACCAGCCGAGCATATTCAATTTTCATTTATGTCAAAAGACTTTTGGCCGACAATGAAAGACTATGTTGAATCTAAATTTACTTTTTTTAGAGGCGCTATTATTGGCTTTATTGCAGGTGTATTACCTGGCTCTGGAGCCACAATCGGATCTATTTTAGCTTATTCAGTGGAAAAGAAAGTAGCAAAAAATTCAGAAGACTTTGGGAAAGGCGAAATGCGTGGGTTAGTTGCTCCAGAAGCTGCTAATAATGCAGCATCTGCAGGGGCTATGGTTCCTCTTATTTCTTTAGGTATTCCTGGCTCTGGTGCAACAGCGGTTTTACTAGGTGCACTTATGATGTGGGGTTTACAACCAGGACCAACATTAATTGATAATAATCCTGAGTTAGTTTGGGGCCTTATTGCAAGCATGTACCTTGGTAATATAGTACTTGTGATCTTGAGTATTGTAGCAATACCAGTGTTTGTTAAATTTTTAGATGTTCCATATCGCATGGTTGTTCCCGTTATTGTAATTTTATGTGTGGTCGGCTCTTATGCATTGAATAACAGTATTATTGAAGTTGCGATGCTAATAGTTATGGGCGTTTTAGGTTTTGCTATGAAACTCTATGGTTATAGCCCTGCAGCAACAGTATTAGCACTAGTATTAGGAGCAATGGCTGAAAGTACATTTTTACAGTCATTAATAATCAGTGAAGGTAGTTTAAGTATCTTTATTGAACGTCCTATTTCTCTGGGGCTTATTTCAGTCATTGGGATCTCAATGGCCCTCTCTATTGCTTTACGTTCTTACAAACGAATCAAAGCAAAATCAATTAGCTAA
- a CDS encoding ABC transporter ATP-binding protein yields the protein MPNTFSSASAPFAIHINQLNYKYHKADKTSFYIPTWQVKQGEQVFLHGESGSGKTTLLNLLAGVLTPQSGDITLLDQAFSTLSLKKRDKFRAQNIGVVFQQFNLIPYLSVLKNIQLANYFAKTGNTQIEQEASALLLALKLPTTILHKAANTLSVGQQQRVAIARALINKPKLLLVDEPTSALDAASRDAFMTLLIDLCKQHSITLVFVSHDMHLQQFFKLSVDVTSLLKEGSKKC from the coding sequence TTGCCAAATACATTCTCTTCGGCCTCAGCTCCCTTTGCCATACATATTAATCAACTTAACTATAAGTACCACAAAGCCGATAAAACCTCGTTTTATATTCCTACTTGGCAAGTAAAGCAGGGGGAACAGGTGTTTTTACACGGCGAGTCTGGCTCAGGTAAAACCACATTACTTAATTTATTAGCAGGGGTGCTAACACCACAAAGTGGCGATATAACCTTGCTTGATCAAGCATTTTCAACGCTTTCGTTAAAAAAGCGCGATAAATTTAGAGCCCAGAACATTGGCGTGGTGTTTCAGCAGTTTAATTTAATACCGTATTTAAGTGTTTTAAAAAATATTCAGCTGGCTAATTACTTTGCAAAAACGGGCAATACGCAAATAGAGCAAGAGGCGAGCGCACTGCTTTTAGCGCTTAAGTTACCAACTACTATTTTGCACAAAGCAGCAAATACACTAAGTGTGGGCCAACAGCAACGTGTGGCCATTGCCCGCGCTTTAATAAATAAACCTAAACTGCTACTAGTTGACGAACCCACCTCAGCATTAGACGCCGCATCGCGCGATGCATTTATGACCTTACTCATTGATTTATGTAAGCAGCACAGCATAACGCTTGTATTTGTAAGTCACGATATGCACTTACAACAATTTTTTAAGCTAAGTGTTGATGTAACTTCGCTTTTAAAAGAGGGGAGCAAAAAATGCTAG
- a CDS encoding tripartite tricarboxylate transporter TctB family protein, with product MQHLFSIGLFIGSLGFTIYGYLTLDLHGINERPGPGYFPLIIGIALIIATGINTKNDLIQYLEKRKLNQDVVDKKTSNNEIFYPLDTLILAALIAVFILILNSAGAIISMVAFVFGYLWFFNPNQIKKNIIYSIVFPALVYLLFDVWLQTGLPNGLLSYFYE from the coding sequence ATGCAACATTTATTTTCCATAGGTCTTTTTATAGGCTCTCTTGGTTTTACTATATATGGATACTTGACGCTTGACCTTCATGGGATCAACGAAAGACCTGGTCCTGGGTACTTTCCATTAATTATAGGCATTGCATTAATTATAGCTACAGGCATTAACACAAAGAACGACCTGATTCAGTACTTAGAAAAAAGAAAACTGAATCAAGATGTTGTGGATAAAAAAACAAGTAATAATGAAATTTTTTATCCTCTCGATACGTTAATTCTTGCAGCTCTAATAGCAGTATTTATTCTGATTCTTAATAGTGCTGGGGCAATTATCTCAATGGTGGCATTTGTATTTGGTTACCTATGGTTCTTTAATCCAAATCAAATAAAGAAGAACATTATTTATTCTATTGTTTTTCCGGCGTTAGTTTATTTGTTATTTGATGTGTGGTTACAGACAGGTTTACCCAATGGTTTACTGTCTTATTTCTATGAGTGA